One Blastocatellia bacterium DNA segment encodes these proteins:
- a CDS encoding molybdenum cofactor guanylyltransferase, producing MKDDSFTHTLSLSVFIQAGGHSSRMGCNKALLPLGSQTCIERVLAVAMQISPSVTIVANDANSYRFLNCPLISDTYRGIGPLGGIHAALQHCQADWALILGCDLPFLTAPLLRYLIAQANDFDAIVPRSEDGRLQPLCALYARRCLSEVIRLIESKELAPRALFPRVRTRVVQWRELSSLPGAQWFFFDMNTPDSYERAKALCQ from the coding sequence ATGAAAGACGATTCATTCACTCACACGCTATCACTCAGCGTATTCATTCAAGCCGGCGGTCACAGCTCGCGGATGGGCTGCAACAAAGCGTTGCTGCCGCTGGGCAGCCAGACGTGTATCGAACGGGTGCTGGCCGTCGCTATGCAAATTTCCCCTTCGGTTACCATTGTGGCCAACGATGCAAATTCCTACCGGTTCTTGAACTGCCCGCTGATTTCGGACACGTATCGTGGGATTGGCCCGCTGGGCGGAATTCATGCAGCCCTGCAACACTGCCAGGCCGACTGGGCGTTGATCCTCGGCTGCGACCTTCCATTTCTCACAGCGCCACTGCTCCGTTATTTGATCGCTCAGGCCAATGACTTTGACGCGATTGTGCCCCGCAGCGAAGATGGACGACTTCAACCATTGTGCGCGCTCTACGCGCGACGTTGCTTGAGTGAGGTGATCCGTTTGATTGAATCAAAGGAATTGGCGCCGCGCGCGCTGTTTCCTCGTGTGCGGACGCGCGTGGTCCAGTGGCGTGAACTCAGTTCCCTGCCCGGCGCCCAGTGGTTCTTCTTCGACATGAACACGCCGGACAGTTATGAACGCGCCAAAGCCTTATGTCAGTGA
- a CDS encoding S41 family peptidase, translating to MRHDLARPQILILAAFILSLLMTGSAWAQTKLLRFPDIHRDKVVFCYAGDLWIAPSTGGTAMRLTAHDGLELFPKFSPDGKWIAFTGQYDGDEQVYVMPAGGGPPKQLTYYPARGPLPPRWGYDNQVYGWTNDGKILFRSMRDGFDLTDTRLYTVSMEGGPAEPLPMPVSGAGDLSPDGKKIAYSPLVRDFRTWKRYQGGWAQDLYIFDLTTYALQRITEHPRTDRDPMWIGNKIYFASDRDGTLNIYAYDVASKKTEQITRSTKWDVRWPSRGEDGEIVYELGGELSVLDTKSGRSRQISIFVPNDGVAMRPARASAEQLVEDFALSPKGERALFVARGDVFTAPIEHGPTRNLTSSSNAHDKWARWSPDGAKIAFISDRTGEEEIYLINQDGSGGLDQLTSGGKAMRYAPEWAPDGKRLAFSDKDGKLYVLTVEDKKLLEIADEKRGQVRDYTWSPCGGHLAFSLSDPTGFRSLYIWSVSDGQTRRITDEYFTEFNPAWDPEGNYLYYVSNREFAPQISTVEWNFAGARQAGIFALALRKDVKHLLPPQSDEVTIEKEAEKPKAPEEKKDDKKKEYIKIDFDGLAGRVTRIPIPSDNYSNLTAIKGHLLYVRGAPFYYGRESDRKPALHIFSIKDRKETVLVEDASAYAVCADGSKILVREGSAYNLYKAAPDGKGSKKTVSTKGLMVNRVPAEEWAQIFDEVWRRFRDFFYVENMHGYDWKAIGEQYRPLLQHVAHRSDLNYVLGEMVAELNVSHAYISGGEFDIPPRPRVALLGARFTLDKASGRYRISKIFKGQNEEDRYRSPLTEVGINVNVGDYLLAIDGEELRANDDPYRLLRHKADRPVQLTVNDKPEMSGARQVMINPISDESELIYLEWVTRNREKVSQMTNGRVGYLHIPDMGADGIREFIKWFYGQVRKEGLIIDVRGNGGGNVSQMLIERLRRELLATGFSRTNDDPTTYPGTLLHGPMVCLLNETSASDGDIFPAMFRQAGLGPLIGKRSWGGVVGITNRGPLIDGGVVNVPEFGFASPDGKWIIEGHGVDPDIVVENDPKSVIEGRDPQLERGVEEILKLLRQNPKKLPTRPAPPVKTK from the coding sequence ATGCGTCATGATCTAGCACGGCCACAGATTCTCATTCTGGCCGCGTTCATACTGAGCTTGTTGATGACGGGTTCGGCTTGGGCACAAACCAAGCTGTTACGATTTCCGGATATTCATCGAGACAAAGTGGTCTTCTGTTATGCTGGCGACCTGTGGATCGCCCCTTCGACCGGTGGCACGGCGATGCGACTGACGGCGCATGACGGACTTGAGTTATTCCCCAAGTTTTCGCCCGATGGCAAATGGATCGCGTTCACCGGCCAGTATGACGGCGACGAGCAAGTTTACGTCATGCCGGCCGGCGGCGGCCCGCCAAAGCAATTGACCTACTATCCCGCGCGCGGTCCGTTGCCACCACGCTGGGGCTACGACAATCAGGTCTACGGCTGGACCAATGATGGCAAGATTCTATTCCGCTCGATGCGTGACGGATTTGATTTGACCGACACGCGGCTATACACAGTTAGCATGGAGGGCGGCCCGGCCGAGCCATTGCCGATGCCGGTTTCCGGCGCGGGCGATCTTTCACCAGACGGGAAGAAAATAGCGTACTCGCCGCTGGTGCGCGATTTCCGCACGTGGAAACGCTATCAAGGCGGTTGGGCGCAGGACCTCTACATCTTCGACCTGACGACGTATGCGCTTCAACGCATCACCGAGCATCCACGCACGGATCGTGACCCAATGTGGATCGGGAACAAAATTTATTTTGCTTCAGACCGTGACGGCACGTTGAATATCTACGCTTACGATGTCGCGTCAAAAAAGACGGAGCAGATCACACGCAGCACAAAATGGGATGTGCGATGGCCAAGCCGTGGCGAGGACGGCGAGATCGTCTACGAGCTAGGCGGCGAGTTGAGCGTGCTCGACACCAAGTCTGGCCGGTCCAGGCAAATTTCTATCTTCGTGCCAAATGATGGCGTCGCCATGCGACCGGCGCGCGCGTCAGCCGAGCAACTGGTCGAAGATTTCGCGCTCAGCCCCAAAGGCGAGCGCGCGTTGTTCGTCGCTCGAGGCGATGTATTCACGGCGCCGATTGAGCACGGCCCAACGCGCAACCTGACCAGTTCTTCCAACGCCCATGATAAGTGGGCTCGCTGGTCGCCAGATGGAGCCAAGATCGCTTTCATTTCAGACCGCACCGGCGAGGAAGAAATTTACCTGATCAATCAAGACGGCTCCGGCGGACTCGACCAACTGACCAGCGGCGGTAAGGCTATGCGCTATGCGCCTGAATGGGCGCCCGATGGGAAACGGCTCGCGTTTAGCGACAAAGACGGCAAGCTCTACGTGCTCACCGTGGAAGATAAGAAATTGCTTGAGATCGCCGACGAGAAGCGCGGCCAAGTGCGCGATTACACCTGGTCGCCCTGCGGCGGCCATCTGGCGTTCAGTTTGTCCGACCCAACCGGCTTCCGCTCGCTCTACATCTGGAGCGTCAGTGACGGGCAAACGCGTCGCATCACCGACGAATACTTCACCGAGTTCAATCCAGCCTGGGACCCTGAAGGCAACTACTTATATTACGTGAGCAACCGTGAGTTCGCGCCTCAGATTTCCACGGTCGAATGGAATTTTGCTGGCGCTCGTCAGGCGGGCATCTTTGCGCTGGCCTTGCGCAAAGACGTGAAGCACTTGCTGCCGCCGCAAAGTGACGAAGTCACCATTGAGAAAGAAGCCGAGAAGCCAAAAGCGCCAGAGGAAAAGAAGGATGACAAGAAGAAAGAGTACATCAAGATTGACTTTGACGGACTGGCCGGCCGGGTCACGCGCATCCCGATTCCGTCGGACAATTACAGCAATTTGACGGCGATCAAAGGACATCTGCTGTACGTGCGTGGCGCGCCATTTTACTACGGACGCGAAAGTGACCGAAAACCGGCGCTGCACATCTTCTCCATCAAGGACCGTAAAGAGACCGTGTTGGTTGAAGACGCCTCCGCGTATGCGGTCTGCGCCGATGGTTCTAAAATTCTCGTGCGCGAAGGATCGGCCTACAACCTCTACAAAGCCGCGCCGGACGGAAAAGGCTCAAAGAAAACAGTCTCTACCAAAGGCCTGATGGTCAATCGCGTGCCGGCAGAGGAGTGGGCGCAAATCTTCGATGAAGTGTGGCGACGTTTCCGCGATTTCTTCTACGTCGAGAACATGCACGGCTACGATTGGAAGGCTATTGGCGAGCAATACCGTCCGCTGCTCCAGCATGTGGCGCACCGCTCTGATCTGAACTACGTGCTCGGCGAAATGGTGGCCGAATTGAATGTGTCCCATGCCTATATCTCAGGTGGAGAATTCGATATTCCGCCTCGTCCGCGCGTGGCACTGCTCGGAGCGCGCTTCACACTGGACAAAGCATCAGGCCGTTATCGCATCAGCAAAATCTTCAAAGGCCAGAACGAAGAAGACCGCTACCGGTCGCCGTTGACGGAGGTCGGCATCAATGTCAACGTCGGCGATTACCTGTTGGCGATTGACGGCGAAGAACTCCGCGCCAATGATGACCCTTACCGGTTGTTGCGCCACAAAGCGGATCGTCCAGTGCAACTGACGGTCAACGATAAACCTGAGATGAGCGGCGCGCGACAGGTGATGATCAATCCAATCTCTGATGAGAGTGAGCTGATCTACCTGGAATGGGTCACGCGCAATCGCGAGAAAGTTTCGCAGATGACCAACGGCCGCGTCGGTTACTTGCACATCCCGGACATGGGCGCAGACGGCATCCGCGAATTCATCAAATGGTTTTACGGTCAGGTGCGCAAGGAAGGACTGATTATTGACGTGCGCGGCAATGGTGGCGGCAACGTCTCGCAGATGCTGATCGAGCGATTGCGACGGGAATTGTTGGCTACTGGCTTCTCTCGAACCAATGACGATCCGACGACCTATCCCGGCACGTTACTGCACGGGCCGATGGTCTGCTTACTGAACGAAACGTCGGCTTCCGACGGCGACATCTTCCCGGCAATGTTCAGGCAGGCAGGATTGGGCCCACTGATCGGCAAACGCTCGTGGGGCGGCGTCGTCGGCATCACGAATCGCGGGCCGCTGATTGATGGTGGCGTTGTCAATGTGCCGGAGTTTGGCTTCGCTTCACCCGACGGCAAGTGGATCATCGAGGGCCACGGCGTTGACCCGGACATTGTCGTCGAAAATGATCCGAAGTCAGTCATCGAAGGTCGAGACCCACAACTGGAGCGCGGCGTGGAAGAAATCCTGAAACTGCTCAGGCAAAATCCTAAAAAACTGCCGACCCGACCGGCGCCTCCGGTGAAGACCAAATGA
- the thiL gene encoding thiamine-phosphate kinase, which produces MASMNHEASFVEIGAMHGSLSMFSEATLIAQIAALAERSAEDVILGIGDDAAIIRKNEQQWWLLSIDSQIENIHFQRHYTPPRMLGHKALAVNLSDIAAMGGTPRFALLSLSLPKDTEPSLVEELLAGMLALADQHATTLVGGDITASLSGLTLTLTIIGECAAGRALRRAGARPGDWIFVTGRLGLAAIGLRLLQHGYRFAPELPAHLQQPILAHLQPTPRLEVGRALAERQLATALIDISDGLSTDLHHICQASGVGAVIHAADLPIVKELPQEAHLTALDAALNGGEDYELLFTVAPEDVGQIESLRAQLGDLPITMIGEITNEPGRVSLEQAGTLTPLLPRGHDHLRREG; this is translated from the coding sequence ATGGCGTCAATGAACCACGAAGCATCATTCGTGGAGATTGGTGCCATGCATGGCTCGTTGTCCATGTTCAGCGAAGCAACGCTCATCGCACAGATCGCCGCGCTCGCCGAGCGTTCGGCTGAAGACGTGATCCTCGGCATCGGGGATGATGCGGCCATCATTCGCAAAAATGAGCAGCAATGGTGGCTGCTCTCGATTGACTCGCAGATCGAGAACATTCACTTTCAGCGTCACTACACGCCGCCGCGGATGCTTGGGCACAAGGCGCTGGCTGTCAATTTGAGTGACATCGCAGCAATGGGCGGCACGCCGCGATTCGCGTTGCTCTCATTGAGTCTGCCCAAGGATACCGAGCCGTCGCTTGTCGAGGAACTGCTGGCCGGAATGTTGGCGCTGGCTGATCAACATGCGACCACGCTTGTTGGCGGCGACATTACTGCTTCACTGAGCGGTCTGACGCTCACGTTGACCATCATTGGCGAATGCGCAGCGGGACGTGCGTTGCGCCGCGCGGGAGCGCGGCCGGGCGACTGGATTTTTGTCACCGGCAGACTGGGGCTGGCTGCAATAGGACTTCGCTTGCTGCAACACGGCTACCGTTTTGCGCCTGAATTGCCGGCTCATCTGCAACAGCCGATTCTGGCTCACCTTCAGCCGACGCCTCGCTTGGAGGTTGGCCGCGCTCTTGCCGAGCGCCAACTGGCCACGGCGCTCATTGACATCAGCGATGGGCTTTCAACAGACCTGCATCATATCTGCCAAGCCAGCGGCGTGGGCGCTGTCATTCATGCAGCCGACCTGCCAATCGTGAAAGAATTGCCGCAGGAGGCTCACCTGACAGCGCTGGACGCAGCATTGAACGGCGGCGAAGATTATGAACTCTTGTTCACGGTGGCGCCGGAAGATGTCGGGCAGATTGAATCACTGCGAGCGCAACTCGGCGACTTGCCAATCACCATGATTGGCGAGATCACCAACGAGCCAGGCCGCGTGTCGTTAGAGCAAGCGGGAACATTGACCCCGCTGCTGCCACGCGGACACGATCATCTTCGACGGGAAGGATGA